In Nematostella vectensis chromosome 11, jaNemVect1.1, whole genome shotgun sequence, a genomic segment contains:
- the LOC5518429 gene encoding sodium/bile acid cotransporter 7-B yields the protein MLAAIKKNWFLIGIVVVISLAKIAPFIGEKGGILKPEYTVKYIAVSVIFFNSGISLRTEDLKSALTHVKLHVFVQSFTMAFVPMLMTAIVQFLSHTSLNAWLLKGLLVVSCMPPPVSSAVILTKAVGGNEAAAIFNSAFGSFLGIFVTPLLLLNLIGTSSSVPVTKIFATLSVTVVFPILLGQALRYSEKVKLWMERTKPPFGTIGSCVLLLIIYTTFCDTFSHDIGDIDTFSLMGIIAIVVLLQCCLLLLTFTVSQFKGLSFTPADTVAIMFCSTHKSLTLGIPMLKIVFAGYKYLSLISIPLLIYHPTQILLGGVLVPFVKSWMKSAQAKKKERRVVNGVLINA from the coding sequence ATGCTGGCTGCCATCAAGAAGAACTGGTTTCTCATTGGGATCGTCGTTGTGATATCTTTGGCAAAGATAGCGCCATTTATTGGCGAAAAGGGTGGAATTCTCAAACCGGAATACACGGTGAAATACATCGCCGTGTCTGTGATATTTTTCAATAGTGGAATCTCGCTACGAACTGAGGACTTGAAAAGCGCCCTAACTCATGTGAAGCTACACGTATTTGTGCAGAGCTTCACTATGGCCTTTGTCCCTATGCTGATGACGGCCATAGTACAGTTTCTCTCTCATACATCTCTAAATGCCTGGCTGCTCAAAGGACTTCTTGTAGTTAGTTGCATGCCGCCTCCTGTATCCTCAGCTGTGATTCTCACAAAGGCTGTTGGAGGCAACGAAGCAGCCGCCATCTTCAATTCTGCCTTTGGGAGTTTTCTGGGTATATTTGTCACGCCATTACTGCTTCTAAATCTAATTGGAACATCATCATCCGTTCCCGTAACTAAGATTTTCGCAACACTTAGTGTCACCGTAGTATTCCCTATCCTGCTCGGACAAGCATTGCGTTACAGCGAGAAGGTCAAATTATGGATGGAGAGAACAAAGCCGCCTTTTGGAACTATAGGAAGCTGCGTGTTGCTGCTTATAATCTATACTACATTCTGTGATACATTTTCTCATGATATTGGTGACATTGACACTTTTAGCTTGATGGGTATTATAGCTATTGTAGTTCTTCTTCAGTGCTGTCTACTTCTTCTAACATTCACTGTGTCACAGTTTAAAGGTCTATCCTTCACGCCTGCCGACACTGTTGCTATTATGTTTTGTTCTACTCACAAATCGTTGACCCTTGGCATTCCAATGCTGAAGATAGTTTTTGCTGGCTATAAGTACCTATCGTTGATCTCTATCCCGTTGCTGATTTATCACCCAACCCAGATCTTGCTAGGAGGAGTTCTTGTCCCATTTGTGAAAAGCTGGATGAAGTCAGCGCAAGCCAAGAAGAAAGAGAGGAGGGTTGTTAATGGTGTACTTATTAATGCATAG
- the LOC5518376 gene encoding lysophospholipid acyltransferase 6 isoform X2 has translation MLQLNVYFSKLLNVPLTQVNVFICLLLNLPMGILYRTALSPLRVSAVTRQCVGLTWGLAVTWMCIGSDLLILLGVCALCYALMWVVDSKIVHKVVFAVALGILSASQIYRMYHQYGDNPFDYTGRLMIMFQKLTYVAFSLHDGCGREDKNLTQSQKKEKITDIPSFLEYLAYMFHYNMVLVGPTCTLREYRDFITGQSLRQPITGCETAAGKRFLVAMAIVLGFIVGSPSFPVKRNVDAEFIASSSLLYRIFYAWLSCFILRLKYYFVFTIGEVGVIISGQGFNGYDVRGRPRHDAIRYVNILKVECGTSLKDATENWNITTGRWLRSVVYDRVPLHKQALTFMTSLIWHGFYPGYFAAAAFAYLYLVTGKAVRRHFGHVYEGLNVPAYVTLLALNIAVCCLMNTHYCAPFVLLRFDFCCRYYRSVLFFGEIMCLSTLLLVSITGKKTKRDEWTDGKLNHKFEKHDNNGFNNNMRLKHRASRHKENS, from the exons GTAAATGTGTTCATCTGCTTACTTCTCAATTTACCGATGGGTATCCTCTATCGGACAGCGCTGAGCCCATTACGCGTGTCAGCGGTTACGCGTCAATGCGTCGGCCTCACGTGGGGTTTAGCTGTGACGTGGATGTGTATCGGAAG CGACCTGCTTATCTTGTTGGGTGTCTGTGCGCTGTGCTATGCGCTGATGTGGGTAGTGGACTCAAAAATCGTGCACAA GGTGGTGTTTGCCGTTGCCCTGGGGATCTTGTCTGCGTCCCAAATCTACAGGATGTATCATCAATATGGCGACAACCCCTTCGACTACACAGG GAGGTTGATGATCATGTTTCAGAAGCTCACTTACGTCGCATTTAGTCTACACGACG GATGTGGTAGGGAAGACAAGAACCTCACACAGAGtcagaaaaaggaaaagataAC AGACATCCCCTCTTTCCTGGAGTACCTCGCCTACATGTTCCACTACAACATGGTCCTAGTAGGGCCGACGTGTACACTCAGGGAATACAGAGACTTTATCACCGGGCAGAGCCTGAGACAGCCTATTACTGGGTGTGAG ACAGCTGCAGGCAAAAGATTTCTCGTTGCCATGGCAATAGTGCTAGGGTTTATCGTAGGTTCTCCCTCGTTTCCTGTCAAACGTAATGTAG ATGCAGAATTCATCGCCAGTTCATCCCTGCTTTACCGTATATTCTACGCCTGGCTCAGCTGCTTTATATTGAGGCTTAAATATTACTTTGTATTTACCATTG GAGAGGTAGGTGTCATCATTTCTGGACAGGGATTTAACGGATATGACGTCAGAGGACGGCCTCGACATGATGCCATACGCTATGTGAATATATTAAAAGTAGAG TGCGGTACATCATTGAAGGACGCGACAGAAAACTGGAACATTACAACAGGCAGATGGCTTAGAAG TGTTGTGTACGACAGAGTTCCTCTCCATAAGCAAGCCCTGACATTCATGACGTCACTCATATGGCACGGATTCTACCCAGGGTACTTCGCGGCCGCTGCCTTTGCGTATCTATATCTGGTCACCGGCAAAGCG GTTCGCCGGCACTTTGGTCACGTGTACGAAGGTCTTAATGTCCCGGCGTATGTCACACTTCTTGCGTTAAACATCGCTGTTTGCTGTCTGATGAATACACACTACTGTGCCCCATTCGTGCTTCTGCGATTTGACTTCTGCTGTCGTTATTACAG ATCTGTGCTGTTTTTCGGCGAGATCATGTGCCTATCGACACTTTTACTTGTGAGCATAACTGGGAAGAAGACAAAAAGAGATGAATGGACTGATGGGAAACTCAATCATAAGTTTGAAAAACACGATAATAATGGCTTTAACAACAATATGCGGCTAAAACACCGTGCTTCCAGGCATAAAGAGAATTCTTGA
- the LOC5518376 gene encoding lysophospholipid acyltransferase 6 isoform X1 translates to MNRFGGYCFYSFRCTLSSLMSVGSSFLQISTVNVFICLLLNLPMGILYRTALSPLRVSAVTRQCVGLTWGLAVTWMCIGSDLLILLGVCALCYALMWVVDSKIVHKVVFAVALGILSASQIYRMYHQYGDNPFDYTGRLMIMFQKLTYVAFSLHDGCGREDKNLTQSQKKEKITDIPSFLEYLAYMFHYNMVLVGPTCTLREYRDFITGQSLRQPITGCETAAGKRFLVAMAIVLGFIVGSPSFPVKRNVDAEFIASSSLLYRIFYAWLSCFILRLKYYFVFTIGEVGVIISGQGFNGYDVRGRPRHDAIRYVNILKVECGTSLKDATENWNITTGRWLRSVVYDRVPLHKQALTFMTSLIWHGFYPGYFAAAAFAYLYLVTGKAVRRHFGHVYEGLNVPAYVTLLALNIAVCCLMNTHYCAPFVLLRFDFCCRYYRSVLFFGEIMCLSTLLLVSITGKKTKRDEWTDGKLNHKFEKHDNNGFNNNMRLKHRASRHKENS, encoded by the exons ATGAACCGTTTTGGAGGATATTGCTTTTATTCCTTCAGATGCACTTTAAGCTCTCTAATGTCAGTCGGCAGCAGCTTCTTGCAAATCAGCACA GTAAATGTGTTCATCTGCTTACTTCTCAATTTACCGATGGGTATCCTCTATCGGACAGCGCTGAGCCCATTACGCGTGTCAGCGGTTACGCGTCAATGCGTCGGCCTCACGTGGGGTTTAGCTGTGACGTGGATGTGTATCGGAAG CGACCTGCTTATCTTGTTGGGTGTCTGTGCGCTGTGCTATGCGCTGATGTGGGTAGTGGACTCAAAAATCGTGCACAA GGTGGTGTTTGCCGTTGCCCTGGGGATCTTGTCTGCGTCCCAAATCTACAGGATGTATCATCAATATGGCGACAACCCCTTCGACTACACAGG GAGGTTGATGATCATGTTTCAGAAGCTCACTTACGTCGCATTTAGTCTACACGACG GATGTGGTAGGGAAGACAAGAACCTCACACAGAGtcagaaaaaggaaaagataAC AGACATCCCCTCTTTCCTGGAGTACCTCGCCTACATGTTCCACTACAACATGGTCCTAGTAGGGCCGACGTGTACACTCAGGGAATACAGAGACTTTATCACCGGGCAGAGCCTGAGACAGCCTATTACTGGGTGTGAG ACAGCTGCAGGCAAAAGATTTCTCGTTGCCATGGCAATAGTGCTAGGGTTTATCGTAGGTTCTCCCTCGTTTCCTGTCAAACGTAATGTAG ATGCAGAATTCATCGCCAGTTCATCCCTGCTTTACCGTATATTCTACGCCTGGCTCAGCTGCTTTATATTGAGGCTTAAATATTACTTTGTATTTACCATTG GAGAGGTAGGTGTCATCATTTCTGGACAGGGATTTAACGGATATGACGTCAGAGGACGGCCTCGACATGATGCCATACGCTATGTGAATATATTAAAAGTAGAG TGCGGTACATCATTGAAGGACGCGACAGAAAACTGGAACATTACAACAGGCAGATGGCTTAGAAG TGTTGTGTACGACAGAGTTCCTCTCCATAAGCAAGCCCTGACATTCATGACGTCACTCATATGGCACGGATTCTACCCAGGGTACTTCGCGGCCGCTGCCTTTGCGTATCTATATCTGGTCACCGGCAAAGCG GTTCGCCGGCACTTTGGTCACGTGTACGAAGGTCTTAATGTCCCGGCGTATGTCACACTTCTTGCGTTAAACATCGCTGTTTGCTGTCTGATGAATACACACTACTGTGCCCCATTCGTGCTTCTGCGATTTGACTTCTGCTGTCGTTATTACAG ATCTGTGCTGTTTTTCGGCGAGATCATGTGCCTATCGACACTTTTACTTGTGAGCATAACTGGGAAGAAGACAAAAAGAGATGAATGGACTGATGGGAAACTCAATCATAAGTTTGAAAAACACGATAATAATGGCTTTAACAACAATATGCGGCTAAAACACCGTGCTTCCAGGCATAAAGAGAATTCTTGA
- the LOC5518376 gene encoding lysophospholipid acyltransferase 6 isoform X3 codes for MGILYRTALSPLRVSAVTRQCVGLTWGLAVTWMCIGSDLLILLGVCALCYALMWVVDSKIVHKVVFAVALGILSASQIYRMYHQYGDNPFDYTGRLMIMFQKLTYVAFSLHDGCGREDKNLTQSQKKEKITDIPSFLEYLAYMFHYNMVLVGPTCTLREYRDFITGQSLRQPITGCETAAGKRFLVAMAIVLGFIVGSPSFPVKRNVDAEFIASSSLLYRIFYAWLSCFILRLKYYFVFTIGEVGVIISGQGFNGYDVRGRPRHDAIRYVNILKVECGTSLKDATENWNITTGRWLRSVVYDRVPLHKQALTFMTSLIWHGFYPGYFAAAAFAYLYLVTGKAVRRHFGHVYEGLNVPAYVTLLALNIAVCCLMNTHYCAPFVLLRFDFCCRYYRSVLFFGEIMCLSTLLLVSITGKKTKRDEWTDGKLNHKFEKHDNNGFNNNMRLKHRASRHKENS; via the exons ATGGGTATCCTCTATCGGACAGCGCTGAGCCCATTACGCGTGTCAGCGGTTACGCGTCAATGCGTCGGCCTCACGTGGGGTTTAGCTGTGACGTGGATGTGTATCGGAAG CGACCTGCTTATCTTGTTGGGTGTCTGTGCGCTGTGCTATGCGCTGATGTGGGTAGTGGACTCAAAAATCGTGCACAA GGTGGTGTTTGCCGTTGCCCTGGGGATCTTGTCTGCGTCCCAAATCTACAGGATGTATCATCAATATGGCGACAACCCCTTCGACTACACAGG GAGGTTGATGATCATGTTTCAGAAGCTCACTTACGTCGCATTTAGTCTACACGACG GATGTGGTAGGGAAGACAAGAACCTCACACAGAGtcagaaaaaggaaaagataAC AGACATCCCCTCTTTCCTGGAGTACCTCGCCTACATGTTCCACTACAACATGGTCCTAGTAGGGCCGACGTGTACACTCAGGGAATACAGAGACTTTATCACCGGGCAGAGCCTGAGACAGCCTATTACTGGGTGTGAG ACAGCTGCAGGCAAAAGATTTCTCGTTGCCATGGCAATAGTGCTAGGGTTTATCGTAGGTTCTCCCTCGTTTCCTGTCAAACGTAATGTAG ATGCAGAATTCATCGCCAGTTCATCCCTGCTTTACCGTATATTCTACGCCTGGCTCAGCTGCTTTATATTGAGGCTTAAATATTACTTTGTATTTACCATTG GAGAGGTAGGTGTCATCATTTCTGGACAGGGATTTAACGGATATGACGTCAGAGGACGGCCTCGACATGATGCCATACGCTATGTGAATATATTAAAAGTAGAG TGCGGTACATCATTGAAGGACGCGACAGAAAACTGGAACATTACAACAGGCAGATGGCTTAGAAG TGTTGTGTACGACAGAGTTCCTCTCCATAAGCAAGCCCTGACATTCATGACGTCACTCATATGGCACGGATTCTACCCAGGGTACTTCGCGGCCGCTGCCTTTGCGTATCTATATCTGGTCACCGGCAAAGCG GTTCGCCGGCACTTTGGTCACGTGTACGAAGGTCTTAATGTCCCGGCGTATGTCACACTTCTTGCGTTAAACATCGCTGTTTGCTGTCTGATGAATACACACTACTGTGCCCCATTCGTGCTTCTGCGATTTGACTTCTGCTGTCGTTATTACAG ATCTGTGCTGTTTTTCGGCGAGATCATGTGCCTATCGACACTTTTACTTGTGAGCATAACTGGGAAGAAGACAAAAAGAGATGAATGGACTGATGGGAAACTCAATCATAAGTTTGAAAAACACGATAATAATGGCTTTAACAACAATATGCGGCTAAAACACCGTGCTTCCAGGCATAAAGAGAATTCTTGA